The Clostridium felsineum DSM 794 region TTCCAACAGTTTCTACACCCTTCTTAGCTCCATATGCAATGAAAATGTAGCTAGAAGCAAATATTATAGCTGTAGGCGTTTTAGTTAGAATTGTATTACTAATCAATATGCTTACTGACCTTGTTAAAAGTGAAGCTACCATTAAAAAGAATAATGGAAACATTAAACCCAGTATTTTTCCCACATACTTTCCTAATATACTAATGCTATATTGAACGAAATTTTCACCAGGGAATCTTACCCCCATATAGGCATAAACAATAGCTAAAAGTACATCTAAACACCATGCTAAAATCACAGCTATCCAGGCATCTCTTTTAGCATGAAATATTAAAAGTCCTGGGATTTGTAAAGTTGTGAAAGAGGTAATTATACTAAAAAGCATCCAAACAAATTGATTTGTACTTATAAGTTCTTTTTTACTCAAAATTTTGCCACCTTTTATAATATTATAGAGATCTGAAAACTAATCTACCAAGTGGATATAATAGATTTCTAATCAGAACCATTGGAGTAACTATATTTAATGATTTGGCTAATACAAGTAGTACAGCAATTATAGATAAAGTTAGTACTGTTATAAACTCTTTTCGTTTTTTAGCCTTTATTAGTGGTATCCCCTCTATAAAAACAATGGCTATTGAGATTATAATAACAGCTATAAGCATTAATAAACTTCCCTTCATAAATTATTTATATAAGCTTTTATAACTTTTTCCTATGTTCTGAATTTTTGAATCAACAGATACATTTATTTTAAGTTTTGGATAGAAACTATACCAATCCTTTTCGATTTTTTCCCATACTCTAGGATAATATTCATTTATATAATTACCGAAATTAAATACATCTGCATTTATGCTTTGCGAGGTTTCAATAGATGAGAGTATTTCATTTTTTATATATGTATTCTCAGCCATTTGAATCTTTTTTATAGTATTTTCATCTATGAAACTAGATTTAGTTGAACTTTCACTTATATTAGATAGTACATCTAAATGTAAATCCATTTGAATTTTATTTTTATTTATTACTGGATGCACCTTCAGTTTAGTTTTTAGTATACTAAGAGAGAGCATCCCACTATTAAAAGGAACGGATATATAACCACCCTTTATGTTGTTGGTTCCTAGAGAAAGCCCTCTGGTTTCTTTAGTATTAAACCAATCAATTAGTTTATAATTTTTAAATATAGCGGCATCTTTTAAGACAAACTTATTAGATTTTCCTTCAGACATCATGCTTATTCCTGATGTATATGCCGCATCTTGGCTGTCATTTAATTGAAACATAAAGTCTTTCATGTTGTTTATTGCCATATATGAGTTTTGATTTCTATTATTTACAATTTCCTCCATAAGCGAACCTGTATCCATGGAAGTTATATCCGTAGTAATAATTTTATCAAGCTCACCACTTTTAGATATTAATAACCAGGTTCTAGGTCTTAATTCTGTAGTCCTTTGATAAAAATCAACTATGTCCGCAATGCCTCTTTTTCTAGCTAGTGTTTCATCTACTATTATTGCTTTTGTATGGGCAAAATATATTTTTTGATACTCACTGGCAGAGATTTTCTGTAGTACATCATATATAGTTGAACCTTCACCACAATATACGTGAAATGGTGGACTTCCATTGGTGGAGGAAGAGCTGTTTCCAGATGATTGATTTTTGGAGATTACCTCCTGAAGTGTTACTTTAATATTATTATTTTGGGTTAATTGAAATCCAATTAGTGTAACCACTCCTAATTTTTCTGTTTCTGTTGAATCCCAGCAGCCTACTAAGGTAAAATTCATAATTATTATTAAGATAAGCAGTGCCTTTTTCATTATTTTTCATTTTACCACCTTTACTCTATGGGCTTTTTATTATGAATAGCTTTGCTGTCGGTATTTTTTGATGGATCATAAGGCATACGCATGAAGACATCCTTTAAGTCGTTGATTTTAAACGGTGCTAGTGGAGATAAATAAGGTATTCCAAAGCTTTTTATAGAACATAAATGCACCAACAAACTTAATAAACCAAGCATTAATCCATAGAATCCTGTAAAGGCAGCTAGAAGCATAAACACAAATCTAAGCACTCTTATGGGAAGTGATATGTTGTATTGAGGAATACTGAAAGTGGCAATACCAGTTAAGGATACTACAATTACCATTAGTGGAGAAACTATAGAGGCCTGAACAGCAGCCTGACCTATAACTAAGGCACCAACGATACTTACCGCCTGACCTACTGGTCTTGGAAGACGTACTCCGGCCTCACGTAAAATTTCAAAGGTAATTTCCATAAGAATTGCTTCTGCAAAATTTGGAAGTGGAACACCGGTTCTAGCTGCAATAATACTAACTAAAAGCTTAGTAGGTATTAGTTCTTGATGAAAATTTACAATGGCTATGTAAAATGCTGGGAGTACAAGTGCTATAATAAGTGCTATGTATCTAAGTATACGAACCAAGCTTGAGAAAACATATCTGTTGTAATAATCTTCAGCAGACTGTAGCATAGAGAAAAATTCTCCGGGTACAATTAAAACAACAGGTGTATTATCAATGATTATAATAAGTCTTCCTTCTAGTAGAGCCGCTGATGCAACATCAGGTCTTTCGGTATTACGCATTTGTGGAAATAAAGTATGATGATTATCATTTATAAATTCCTCTATATAGCTGTCTGAGAGAACGGAATTTGTATCTAATTTTTTTAATTTTGAAATAACTTTTTCTACAAGATCTGAGGAGCACAAACCCTTAATATATCCTACACATACTTTAGTTCCAGTTATTTTGCCAATTTTCATAGAATTAAAAGTTAAATTAGCACTGTGAATTCTTCGCCTTATAAGTGCTATGTTCACATTCAATACTTCATTAAAGGCATCTCTAGGACCTCTTACTACAGTTTCAACTTCAGCTTCAGATAAAGGTCTATAGTTATGACCATTTACATTTAACACATATATTTTATTTACACCATCTAATAAAAGTAAAGCACTACCATTTGACAAGCTTTCAATTAAGTCTTTTATATTATCACTAAATTTCATTTCTGCACGTGAAATTAAACATCCGAGGTTAATTGCTTTTGCTATTTTAGTGCCGCTATCTAAGTTTGAGGTGTAAACATAATTGAGTAATGGTTTTAAAATATTTGAATCTATATCACTATTGTTTGTAATGCTGTCAAAATAAATAATAGCTGAAGAAATAGTATTACTCGTTCCTAGTAGAAATTTCCTGATAACAAAGTCATCACTATCACCTATAATTTTTTTGAATATATCTATATTTTTATCCATTGAGGAAGATAGCTTTATATTTAATAAATCCTCATCTGAATAACCTTCGCTTAATGTACAGGTACTTGCTTTATCGGATTTCTTTTTTCCTAAAAACATAAGATCACTCCACTTAAATCTTTCAATTAAAAGTATTATTGCCAGCAATGTTTTTTTATATACTAACTATATATAACGCACTAAAATTCTTACATTGTGCATTATAAAATATTCCTGCTAGAGAGGTTCGACTCAAGAATCTTTTATAAGTCAGAATGTAATAGAATTTATGTGTTATATAATATAACGCACTAAAATTCTTACATTGTGTATTATAAAATATTCCTGCTAGAAAGGTTCGACCCAAGAATCTTTTATAAGTCAGAATGTAGTAGAATTTATGTGTTATATCATGGAAGATATTTTTATAGTAAGAGAGATAGATAAATTAACAATTAGGATAGTTAAAAATTGAAACAATATCCTTTGTGATTTTGAACATTTCCTCTGGTGATTTTATAGTACTAGCATTTAACCACTGTACAAGAATACGCATACAACCACCGGTACTAAAGATTAAAGCATACTTAATACTTTCCTTTGAAAAAGACATATATTTACCCTTTAATTCGTTAAAGGTTGACGGCAAAAGTTCATCAACCTGTGAAAGAAAGAGTGGAAGCAAGTTATGACGATTAACTATTTTTAAAAAGTCTAAGTTACCACTCATTACACTAAAAAATATTTTTGCAATATTAGGTAAACTTAAATCTGTTTGAAGGCAGACTTTGGCTTCATATTCTGACCAAATCCTGTGAAAGTAATCCTCCAAAATCTCCTCCTTTGAAAGATAGTTACGATAAAAGGTTCTTCTAGAAAGACCAGCGTTATCCGTAATTTCTTGTATGGTGATTTCATTGTAGTCTTCAGTTTCCATCAATTTTAAAAGTGCTTTTTCCATACATATTTTTGATCTGTTTGATACAGCATTTCCTTTATTTTTTGTACGCATAAAATGTATCTCCTTTATAGTCACATTTTCTTTAATTTGTAGCTTTTGGGCTGAAATCATTGACTGAGCTTATTTTTTAATTATAATAGAAATTACTAAGAGACACAAATGTGTCAGAAAAAAGGTGGGGATTTTATGAGTACAATGAATGTTATAGTATGGATGCTTCCAGTTTTCTTCATACTTCATGATTTTGAAGAGATTATATTTGCTGAAATATGGGCAAAGCGTTATGAAAAAGAGATAGATGCCACTTTTACTAAAAAGCAGCCCTTTGGCTTAAGGTATATTCATAATTGGAGAACGGCAACTTTTTCAGTAGGTGTAGAGTTTATATTTTTGATTTATACAATTATAACTTTATTATCTGTAATATTTAATAGCTATTTTTTATGGTATGCTTTCTTTATGGGTCTTTTCTTGCATTTTATTTTTCTTCATTTAGTAATGTGTATTAGATTTAAGCACTATGTACCAGGTATAGTTACATCGGCTATTTTCTTAATACCTAATTTATGGCTTTTAATTTTGGCTGAGAAGATACTTAAATACAGCTTATTTACTAATTTTTGTGCTTGTATTTTAGTGATAATTGTTACTGTAATACTTATGCCTGCCTTGCATAAGCTCATGGGTATATTTTCTACATGGTTATATAGGTATTCAAAGCCAAAAAAACTTATTTAGAATAAAAAAATTCCTCTTAGAATAAATAGTTTATTGTTCTAAGAGGAGTGTTTAAATTCCTTTTCAGTAATTGCATTTTGAATTTCTTTTCATAATAAACAGTTAAATTTAAGGCTTTATATTATTTTATAATAGATGAAGGCCAGCTTCCGTACCAAGCATAGCCAGTTCTTCTTTCAAGTTCAATATCACTAAGCTTGTATTCTACATTACCATTTCGGCCAACAAACATAGGTTTATTAGTACCTAGTTCATAGAAACGTGCCCATATAGGACCAGCCTTTGGATCATTAACAACCTTAACATCTCTATTAGCTTTAACTACTCTTATACCATTTATTTCAGAAGCTTTAAACCAATTCTTTGCTCCGTTTATAGAGGCAGCTATTTGAGGAGTTGAAGGTCTAGTCTCTAAAAACTTAACAATGTTAGTACTTTCACTAGCAGTAAGGGAAGGAAGCTCATAAGCCCTTGCGCCAGCTGGTTTTAAAGTAACTTCATCATGCTGTTGACCCCAAGCTGTTAAATTTCCATTTTCTACAACTTGAGTTTTTAATACACAATCTATACCCTTATTAACTGCAGTTTTACATTTAGCTGCTATTGCATTATCTATAAATGTAAAGTCACCTTTTTTATTTGAAACATCATCTAAAAGATACATTACATTTATCATTGCATCATCATTATAAGTTATATGTTTATGATAACCAGAAGCATTATAAACCTGTGGCCATCCACCGTTTGTTTGATACTGCATATTTAATAAAAAATTGATTCCACGTGTAGCAGCATTAGAATATACTACATTTTTTGTTTTTGTATATTCCTTTGCAAGTCTTCTTATTTCTGTGTAAGTAGCTTCATTATCAATGCAGGATTTTGCCCAATCTCCACTAGTTTCTCCATAATATTTTTGCCAACCACCATCAGCTTGTTGATTTTTTAAAATATCTGCTATGCTTGCAGTAGTACCACTAGCAGGACCCTTTGCAAATACAGTTGAAGAAGGCTTTGCAGTTATCATTAAGGCAGTTAAAGCTAAGGTTATTGCTAAAGCAGATGATATACCCTTTAATTTTGATTTTAACATATTAACACTCCTTATTATTTAGTATGCAAAATACGAAAGGAATTTTGATTTTTTAAAGTAAAATACTGCATATTACGAAAACGTATACAGATATTTAGCAATATTAATGCAAATACCAAAATAATTATACCATGTAAATAAATTTAATAATATATATTTACATAAGAAGGTCATATATTGCAACATTTATAAAAAATATTGCAATATAGTAAAAATAAAAATTTACAAAGTTAATATATTTTTATAAATGATTTATTTAAATTAATAGCCTTGTTCATATATAGAATTATTAGTATAATTAAATAAAAAACTAGGAGGCAGCATGATGGATATAAAAGTAATTATTATGGATATTGATGGAACCTTAACTAATAGCAAAAAGATTATAACAGATAAAACAAAGAAGGCCTTAAAAAAGGCACAAGAATTAGGTACTGTACTTATTTTAGCATCAGGAAGACCTACCTCTGGGCTAATGGATTTTGCTGAAGAGTTAGAAATGGATAAAAATCATGGACTTTTAGTTTCTTTTAATGGAGCAAAGGTTGTGGATTGTGAAAATGGTAAGGTTTTATTTGATGAAACCATGAGCATAGAACAAGGACAAGCGGTTCTTGAGCATATGAAAAAGTTTGAGGTTAAACCCATGATAGATAAGGGCGAATATATGTATGTTAATGATGTATTTAAAAATGAGATACAATATAAGGGTAAACCCTTTAATATAATAAAGTACGAAGCACGAAATAATAAATTTAAGTTGTGTGAAAAAGATGATTTAGCGCTTTTTGCAGATTATCCTTTAAACAAGATTTTAACAGCTGGAGAACCTGAATATTTAAAAGAGCACTATA contains the following coding sequences:
- a CDS encoding Ger(x)C family spore germination protein, coding for MKKALLILIIIMNFTLVGCWDSTETEKLGVVTLIGFQLTQNNNIKVTLQEVISKNQSSGNSSSSTNGSPPFHVYCGEGSTIYDVLQKISASEYQKIYFAHTKAIIVDETLARKRGIADIVDFYQRTTELRPRTWLLISKSGELDKIITTDITSMDTGSLMEEIVNNRNQNSYMAINNMKDFMFQLNDSQDAAYTSGISMMSEGKSNKFVLKDAAIFKNYKLIDWFNTKETRGLSLGTNNIKGGYISVPFNSGMLSLSILKTKLKVHPVINKNKIQMDLHLDVLSNISESSTKSSFIDENTIKKIQMAENTYIKNEILSSIETSQSINADVFNFGNYINEYYPRVWEKIEKDWYSFYPKLKINVSVDSKIQNIGKSYKSLYK
- a CDS encoding spore germination protein, which produces MFLGKKKSDKASTCTLSEGYSDEDLLNIKLSSSMDKNIDIFKKIIGDSDDFVIRKFLLGTSNTISSAIIYFDSITNNSDIDSNILKPLLNYVYTSNLDSGTKIAKAINLGCLISRAEMKFSDNIKDLIESLSNGSALLLLDGVNKIYVLNVNGHNYRPLSEAEVETVVRGPRDAFNEVLNVNIALIRRRIHSANLTFNSMKIGKITGTKVCVGYIKGLCSSDLVEKVISKLKKLDTNSVLSDSYIEEFINDNHHTLFPQMRNTERPDVASAALLEGRLIIIIDNTPVVLIVPGEFFSMLQSAEDYYNRYVFSSLVRILRYIALIIALVLPAFYIAIVNFHQELIPTKLLVSIIAARTGVPLPNFAEAILMEITFEILREAGVRLPRPVGQAVSIVGALVIGQAAVQASIVSPLMVIVVSLTGIATFSIPQYNISLPIRVLRFVFMLLAAFTGFYGLMLGLLSLLVHLCSIKSFGIPYLSPLAPFKINDLKDVFMRMPYDPSKNTDSKAIHNKKPIE
- a CDS encoding TetR/AcrR family transcriptional regulator, producing the protein MRTKNKGNAVSNRSKICMEKALLKLMETEDYNEITIQEITDNAGLSRRTFYRNYLSKEEILEDYFHRIWSEYEAKVCLQTDLSLPNIAKIFFSVMSGNLDFLKIVNRHNLLPLFLSQVDELLPSTFNELKGKYMSFSKESIKYALIFSTGGCMRILVQWLNASTIKSPEEMFKITKDIVSIFNYPNC
- a CDS encoding HXXEE domain-containing protein; protein product: MSTMNVIVWMLPVFFILHDFEEIIFAEIWAKRYEKEIDATFTKKQPFGLRYIHNWRTATFSVGVEFIFLIYTIITLLSVIFNSYFLWYAFFMGLFLHFIFLHLVMCIRFKHYVPGIVTSAIFLIPNLWLLILAEKILKYSLFTNFCACILVIIVTVILMPALHKLMGIFSTWLYRYSKPKKLI
- the pelA gene encoding pectate lyase; this encodes MLKSKLKGISSALAITLALTALMITAKPSSTVFAKGPASGTTASIADILKNQQADGGWQKYYGETSGDWAKSCIDNEATYTEIRRLAKEYTKTKNVVYSNAATRGINFLLNMQYQTNGGWPQVYNASGYHKHITYNDDAMINVMYLLDDVSNKKGDFTFIDNAIAAKCKTAVNKGIDCVLKTQVVENGNLTAWGQQHDEVTLKPAGARAYELPSLTASESTNIVKFLETRPSTPQIAASINGAKNWFKASEINGIRVVKANRDVKVVNDPKAGPIWARFYELGTNKPMFVGRNGNVEYKLSDIELERRTGYAWYGSWPSSIIK
- a CDS encoding Cof-type HAD-IIB family hydrolase, translating into MMDIKVIIMDIDGTLTNSKKIITDKTKKALKKAQELGTVLILASGRPTSGLMDFAEELEMDKNHGLLVSFNGAKVVDCENGKVLFDETMSIEQGQAVLEHMKKFEVKPMIDKGEYMYVNDVFKNEIQYKGKPFNIIKYEARNNKFKLCEKDDLALFADYPLNKILTAGEPEYLKEHYKEMMEPFKETLNCMFTADFYFEFTAKGIDKAKALDTVLMPMGYKKEEMIAFGDGHNDISMVKYAGIGVAMDNAVQELKDEADEVTLSNDEDGIAHTLSKYMKGIQL